The following proteins are co-located in the Pedobacter frigiditerrae genome:
- a CDS encoding zinc dependent phospholipase C family protein, which produces MKRLTILTLLIIPFLLCTSWGFFAHRRINQLAIFTLPAEMINFYKTGHKYITEHAVDPDKRRYIDTLEAPRHYLDVENYEENIDSIPEKFNDALAKYGQKKLNESGIVPWQIQRTYYSLVKAFKTHDSLKILKYSAELGHYIGDAHVPLHTTNNHNGQLTNQVGIHAFWESRIPELFAGNYNFLVGKATYIENPLKAAWAVVKHSHSLLDSVLLFEAELNKSFPSDQKYSFSERSNVVMKQYSVAYTKAYQDKMNGMVEKQMRSAIITIGSFWFSAWVDAGQPELKNLIKLEPDPEEKKWSEQQEKKYQEGKIIGREN; this is translated from the coding sequence ATGAAAAGATTAACAATTTTAACCTTGTTAATCATCCCTTTTCTATTGTGTACTTCTTGGGGCTTTTTTGCGCATCGGCGGATTAATCAACTCGCCATATTCACTTTGCCTGCAGAAATGATTAATTTCTACAAAACAGGCCATAAATACATTACCGAACACGCTGTAGACCCAGATAAACGTCGATACATCGATACGCTCGAAGCACCAAGGCATTATTTAGATGTAGAAAATTACGAAGAAAACATAGATAGCATTCCCGAAAAATTCAATGACGCCTTAGCTAAATACGGACAAAAGAAATTGAACGAAAGTGGCATTGTACCTTGGCAAATTCAACGCACTTATTATAGCTTAGTAAAGGCTTTTAAAACCCACGATTCACTTAAAATATTAAAGTATTCTGCAGAGCTTGGGCATTATATTGGTGATGCCCATGTTCCTTTACACACCACAAATAACCATAACGGTCAGCTAACCAATCAAGTTGGCATTCACGCTTTTTGGGAAAGCAGAATTCCAGAGCTATTTGCTGGCAATTATAATTTTTTGGTAGGTAAAGCAACTTATATTGAAAATCCTTTAAAAGCAGCCTGGGCGGTTGTTAAACATTCTCACAGTTTATTAGATAGTGTTTTGTTATTCGAGGCAGAGCTTAATAAATCTTTTCCTTCCGACCAAAAATATAGTTTCTCTGAACGAAGCAATGTGGTAATGAAACAATATTCAGTGGCTTATACCAAGGCTTATCAAGATAAAATGAATGGAATGGTAGAAAAACAAATGCGGTCTGCAATTATCACCATTGGTTCTTTTTGGTTTTCTGCTTGGGTTGATGCTGGTCAACCAGAATTAAAAAATCTGATTAAACTAGAACCCGATCCTGAAGAAAAGAAATGGTCAGAACAACAGGAGAAAAAGTATCAAGAAGGAAAGATTATTGGAAGGGAGAATTGA
- a CDS encoding tetratricopeptide repeat protein: MNDNLLLKVEILIQQNKFAEAEKILKNLLSEDSNNVHFLALLAEVNLQQDKFDIANKLIENAIGLAPDHPHLFYIKARIAIQQDDYDKAEENIKQSIELDPYDADYFALLANLKLSRKQYKEALDFANKALEIDAENILGLNTRSSALLKLDKAEESFETIEGALREDPNNAYTHANYGWGLLEKGNHKKALVHFKESLKNDPNFHYAQAGMLEALKASNPIYKLFLQYSFWMSNMTAKYQWVFIIGFYAGIKLLRALANSNEALQPYLTPIIIALSLVAFSTWIMNPIGNLFLRFNTYGNLLLDKNEKASSNFVAASAGIFLVGVLLYFLFKEDKFLSLTFFGFAMMLPFSLMFSPSKYKNAFLIYAIVMAILGVLAIVVAFLTGVLFNLLSVIFAVGFIGFQWVANFLMIKENNK; this comes from the coding sequence ATGAATGATAACTTGCTACTAAAAGTAGAAATTCTAATTCAACAAAATAAATTTGCAGAAGCAGAAAAGATATTAAAGAATTTACTCTCTGAAGACTCTAATAATGTTCATTTTTTGGCATTATTGGCGGAGGTAAATTTGCAACAAGACAAATTTGATATCGCCAACAAGCTAATTGAAAACGCCATTGGCTTAGCTCCTGATCATCCTCATTTGTTCTATATCAAAGCAAGAATTGCAATTCAACAAGATGATTATGATAAGGCAGAAGAAAACATTAAACAATCCATCGAATTAGATCCCTATGATGCTGATTATTTTGCACTATTAGCCAATCTCAAGTTATCTCGCAAACAATACAAGGAAGCTTTAGACTTTGCCAATAAAGCTTTAGAAATTGATGCTGAAAACATATTAGGACTAAATACTAGAAGTTCGGCCTTATTAAAGCTAGATAAAGCTGAAGAATCTTTCGAAACGATTGAAGGTGCTTTAAGGGAAGATCCTAACAATGCGTATACTCATGCAAATTATGGTTGGGGTTTATTAGAAAAGGGGAATCACAAAAAAGCATTAGTTCATTTTAAGGAATCATTAAAAAACGACCCAAATTTTCATTATGCTCAAGCAGGCATGTTGGAGGCTCTAAAAGCCAGCAATCCAATTTACAAGCTTTTTCTCCAGTATTCATTTTGGATGAGTAACATGACGGCAAAATACCAGTGGGTTTTCATCATAGGGTTTTATGCCGGCATAAAGTTATTAAGGGCATTGGCAAACAGCAATGAAGCATTGCAACCATATCTCACCCCAATCATCATTGCACTATCATTGGTGGCATTTTCTACTTGGATAATGAACCCGATTGGCAATTTGTTCTTAAGATTTAATACTTATGGCAATTTATTACTTGATAAGAATGAAAAAGCTAGTTCAAATTTTGTAGCTGCTAGTGCGGGTATTTTTCTTGTAGGGGTTTTGCTTTATTTCCTTTTCAAAGAAGATAAATTTTTAAGCCTCACTTTTTTTGGCTTTGCAATGATGCTACCTTTTAGCTTAATGTTTTCTCCATCAAAATACAAAAACGCATTCCTCATTTACGCCATTGTAATGGCAATTTTAGGGGTTTTAGCTATAGTAGTTGCTTTCTTAACGGGTGTACTATTTAACTTATTGAGTGTGATTTTCGCAGTTGGCTTTATTGGCTTTCAATGGGTTGCTAATTTTTTAATGATTAAGGAAAATAATAAATAA
- a CDS encoding AAA family ATPase: MNDNTIDSLRDALKHSPENTPLRLLLAETLLDLNRLEEAEAEYTMLLKTSNNNKVKFGLATTFFRKGSYSACNVILEEVIEKGTTDVNILTLYAKALLKENAVSKAIETYKKALAINPNHFDEELDSQLRIKGHNEAEVVDEEIDNRFLQKPTINFSDVGGMETVKKEIELKIIKPLLHPELYKAYGKKTGGGILLYGPPGCGKTFIAKATAGQVNAKFISVGLNDILDMWIGNSEKNLHEVFELARQNTPCVLFIDEIDALGASRSDMKQSSGRHLINQFLQELDGIDNNNDGVLILGATNTPWNLDPAFRRPGRFDRIVFVPPPDEASRESILRLKLQNKPTTNIDYASLSRKIENFSGADIDAIIDIAIELKLEASFIDGIPKPIDTSDLQNAIKKHKASTQEWFMTAKNFAMFANDAGLYDDILTYLKIKK; encoded by the coding sequence ATGAATGATAATACAATTGATAGTTTAAGAGACGCCCTAAAACATTCACCTGAAAATACGCCTTTAAGACTTTTACTTGCTGAGACTTTACTAGATTTAAATAGACTTGAAGAGGCAGAAGCTGAATATACTATGCTTTTAAAAACCTCTAACAATAACAAGGTTAAGTTTGGCTTGGCTACTACCTTCTTTAGAAAAGGCAGTTATTCTGCGTGTAACGTAATCTTAGAAGAAGTAATTGAAAAAGGAACCACCGATGTAAATATCTTAACATTATATGCTAAAGCGCTGCTAAAAGAAAATGCTGTTAGTAAAGCAATTGAAACTTACAAAAAGGCTTTAGCTATTAACCCAAATCATTTTGACGAAGAATTGGATAGCCAGTTAAGGATAAAAGGTCACAACGAGGCAGAAGTAGTTGATGAAGAAATAGACAATCGGTTTTTACAAAAGCCAACCATTAATTTTAGTGATGTTGGTGGAATGGAAACTGTTAAAAAAGAAATCGAATTAAAAATAATCAAACCCCTATTACATCCAGAACTTTATAAAGCGTATGGCAAGAAAACAGGCGGAGGTATTTTATTATATGGTCCTCCAGGCTGTGGCAAAACATTTATAGCAAAGGCGACGGCTGGTCAGGTAAATGCAAAATTCATAAGCGTAGGTTTAAATGATATTTTGGATATGTGGATTGGAAACAGTGAAAAAAATCTTCATGAAGTTTTTGAATTAGCTAGGCAAAACACACCTTGTGTTTTATTTATCGATGAAATTGATGCCCTTGGTGCAAGCAGAAGTGACATGAAACAATCAAGTGGAAGACATTTGATTAATCAATTTTTACAGGAGCTAGACGGAATTGACAACAACAATGATGGCGTATTAATTCTTGGCGCCACAAATACGCCTTGGAATTTAGACCCAGCATTTAGAAGGCCTGGAAGATTTGATAGGATAGTTTTTGTTCCACCACCTGATGAGGCTTCGAGGGAATCTATATTAAGGCTAAAACTCCAAAATAAACCAACAACAAATATCGATTATGCTAGTCTTTCAAGGAAAATAGAAAATTTCTCAGGAGCTGATATTGATGCCATTATCGACATTGCAATAGAACTTAAGCTAGAGGCCTCTTTCATTGATGGCATCCCTAAGCCAATAGACACAAGCGATTTACAAAATGCAATAAAGAAACATAAAGCAAGTACACAAGAATGGTTCATGACTGCTAAGAATTTTGCCATGTTCGCAAATGATGCAGGTTTATATGATGACATTTTAACCTATCTAAAGATTAAAAAATAA
- a CDS encoding phytanoyl-CoA dioxygenase family protein: MNNQISTQGFSIIPNIYNDDEIEQILKAINQVDTSKDTFRKSADLFAIRQFLKEVPAVHDLIFNEKLKAIIQSTFGDNYFVVKSIYFDKPEQSNWFVAYHQDLTISVDKKVELENFGPWTVKQNQFAVQPPIEILHDNFTIRIHLDDTDENNGALKIIPKSHLKGIYRAATIDWTIERETICKVEKGGIMIMKPLLLHSSSKTTNNNKRRVIHIEFSNIELPNELHWAERI; this comes from the coding sequence ATGAATAATCAAATTTCCACCCAAGGCTTCTCCATCATTCCAAACATCTATAATGATGATGAAATTGAACAGATTTTAAAAGCGATTAATCAAGTAGATACTTCGAAAGACACATTCAGAAAATCTGCAGATTTATTTGCCATTAGGCAATTTCTAAAAGAAGTTCCAGCTGTTCATGATTTAATCTTTAATGAAAAATTAAAAGCTATAATTCAGTCTACATTTGGCGATAACTATTTCGTGGTTAAATCTATTTATTTCGATAAACCAGAACAGTCTAACTGGTTTGTGGCTTATCATCAAGATTTAACCATTTCTGTCGACAAAAAAGTTGAGTTAGAGAATTTTGGACCGTGGACAGTTAAACAAAATCAATTTGCCGTTCAACCACCAATCGAAATTTTGCATGATAACTTTACCATCCGTATCCATTTGGATGATACTGATGAAAATAACGGTGCATTGAAAATTATTCCAAAATCTCATTTAAAAGGAATTTACAGAGCAGCAACCATTGATTGGACAATTGAAAGAGAGACCATTTGTAAAGTAGAAAAAGGTGGTATAATGATAATGAAACCCTTATTGTTACATAGCTCATCCAAAACCACAAACAACAATAAAAGAAGGGTAATTCATATTGAATTTTCTAATATAGAATTGCCTAATGAATTGCACTGGGCAGAAAGGATTTAA
- a CDS encoding DUF695 domain-containing protein produces the protein MSFLKKIFNTKEEPINNYNDFWNWFQKNEKAFFKVLKGNGDVEKDFFNKLSPKLNELRDGYFFLTGMMNDSTAELVLTADGAIKNIVFVEELVGAAPLIEGWKFTALKPALGIEDVVIKMADYKFSKDELSFYYTEDSNFPDEIDITVIHKDLNEKNKDVVTNGTYIFLDNFLGELNFATTIDHINVIGKDKVEKELIPIEKLKDFLIWREKEFVEKYNGTRHNTENDNYSMLEAQIEGGKPLVAVINTDLLNWDTKASHPWILAIEVKFLGDENGLPNDVYLGKLNELEEDLLNQLKDSDGYLNIGRETANSLRIIYFACKDFRKPSKIAEEIMFNYEDRFVITFDIYKDKYWQSFNRFVGN, from the coding sequence ATGAGCTTCCTAAAAAAAATATTCAACACAAAAGAAGAACCAATAAACAATTACAACGATTTCTGGAACTGGTTCCAGAAAAATGAAAAAGCCTTTTTCAAAGTATTAAAAGGAAATGGAGATGTTGAAAAAGATTTTTTCAATAAGCTCTCGCCAAAATTAAATGAACTAAGAGATGGTTATTTCTTTTTAACTGGAATGATGAATGATAGCACTGCAGAATTAGTTTTAACAGCAGATGGCGCCATAAAAAACATTGTTTTTGTTGAAGAATTAGTTGGTGCTGCACCTCTTATTGAGGGTTGGAAATTTACTGCTTTAAAACCTGCTTTAGGCATTGAAGATGTAGTCATAAAAATGGCAGATTATAAATTCTCAAAGGATGAGTTAAGTTTTTATTATACTGAAGACAGCAATTTTCCAGATGAAATAGATATTACGGTTATTCATAAAGATTTGAATGAAAAAAATAAAGATGTAGTTACAAATGGAACTTATATCTTTTTAGATAATTTTCTTGGTGAATTAAATTTTGCAACCACTATCGATCACATCAATGTTATTGGTAAAGACAAAGTAGAAAAGGAACTTATCCCAATAGAAAAGTTAAAAGATTTTCTAATTTGGAGAGAAAAGGAATTTGTAGAAAAATACAATGGAACTAGGCACAACACTGAAAATGATAACTATTCCATGTTAGAAGCCCAAATTGAAGGTGGTAAACCTCTTGTAGCCGTAATTAATACCGATTTACTAAACTGGGATACCAAAGCCTCACATCCTTGGATTTTGGCAATTGAAGTTAAATTTTTAGGGGACGAAAATGGATTACCTAATGATGTTTATTTAGGAAAACTAAATGAACTAGAAGAAGATTTATTAAATCAACTTAAAGATTCGGATGGCTATTTGAATATCGGTAGAGAAACTGCTAACAGCCTTCGAATTATTTACTTTGCTTGCAAAGATTTTAGAAAGCCATCTAAAATAGCAGAAGAAATAATGTTCAATTACGAGGATAGATTTGTCATCACCTTTGATATCTACAAAGACAAATACTGGCAATCATTTAATCGATTTGTAGGTAATTAA
- a CDS encoding DUF2339 domain-containing protein, whose product MDNKDEKLNLLLIKLENLSIRQQDFGTEINILREEIRQLQGGSSLAIPQSEYQPKPVEEIKPIPVISAPITTPPPFQAKPQPQFKQPSFTDKFKRENIGKSDFEKFIGENLISKIGILILVIGVAIGAKLAIDKGLISPLTRIILGYLVGVGLMGFAIKLKAKYESFSAVLLSGSIAIMYFITYAAYGYYQLIPQTMAFVLMVIFTSFTIVAAIKYNQQVIAHIGMVGAYAVPFLLSDGSGKVIILFSYMAIINLGILVLAFKKHWKPLFYLSFGITWLIFLAWRIPLSDGLSYAKVTLLFSGIFFITFYVTNLAYKVVRKEQFNITDVIILLLNSFIFYGIGYYALNESPNGSELLGLFTLGNAIIHFVVSLIIYKRKLADKNLFYFILAMVITFITMAVPVQLSGNWVTIFWVVEASILFYLGRMKNIAIYEKLSFPLIFLAFISLLQDWSLTSSEFDYIYDYVPTKPFFNVGFLSACIFIAAFSAMFFVNRKPKAEDGKSNGLREILSYIIPSILIVVVYYTFRKEIANYFENLYQYTKVDLKLNSKEDYDFAYNYNYPLFKTACVYIYTLLFASILTYLNISKIKSKELAVTNAVLNVLTILAFLTQGLYVLSELREAYILQDNKYFVSGTMNISIRYISLVFFALLITSCYQLSKSEIFKVKFKTAFDYLLYIAILWVLSSELLHILELNGLSTGYKLGLSILWGVYALFLIGMGLWKNKKYLRIGAIALFAITLIKLFFYDISSLDTISKTIVFVSLGILLLIISFLYNKYKLKINDDVKAEN is encoded by the coding sequence ATGGATAATAAGGACGAAAAATTAAACTTACTGTTAATAAAGCTGGAAAATCTTTCCATCAGGCAACAAGATTTTGGAACAGAAATAAATATTTTAAGGGAAGAAATAAGGCAATTACAAGGTGGCTCATCACTAGCAATTCCTCAAAGCGAATATCAACCTAAGCCTGTTGAAGAAATTAAACCTATTCCTGTAATTTCTGCACCTATAACCACTCCTCCTCCTTTTCAGGCTAAGCCACAGCCTCAATTTAAACAGCCAAGTTTTACCGATAAATTTAAAAGAGAAAACATCGGTAAATCTGATTTCGAGAAATTCATTGGTGAAAATCTAATCAGCAAAATCGGGATTTTAATATTAGTCATCGGTGTTGCCATTGGTGCAAAACTAGCTATAGATAAAGGATTGATTAGTCCGCTAACTCGAATTATTTTAGGCTATTTAGTTGGTGTTGGATTGATGGGTTTTGCGATAAAGCTAAAAGCAAAATACGAAAGTTTTAGTGCGGTTTTATTGAGCGGTTCCATAGCCATTATGTATTTCATTACCTATGCTGCTTATGGCTATTACCAGCTCATTCCGCAAACAATGGCTTTTGTATTAATGGTGATTTTCACCTCATTTACGATCGTGGCTGCCATTAAATACAACCAACAAGTTATTGCCCATATCGGGATGGTGGGCGCTTATGCCGTTCCATTTTTGCTAAGCGATGGTTCTGGCAAAGTGATTATTCTCTTTTCTTATATGGCCATCATCAACCTTGGCATTTTGGTTTTAGCCTTTAAAAAACATTGGAAGCCTTTATTTTATCTATCGTTCGGCATTACCTGGCTCATCTTTTTGGCTTGGCGAATTCCGTTGAGCGATGGTTTAAGTTATGCCAAAGTAACCCTCCTATTTTCGGGTATTTTCTTTATCACATTTTACGTAACCAACCTGGCTTACAAAGTGGTTAGAAAAGAGCAGTTTAACATTACCGATGTAATTATTCTATTATTGAACTCTTTCATTTTCTATGGCATCGGCTATTATGCCTTAAATGAATCTCCAAATGGTAGCGAGTTATTAGGCTTATTTACTTTAGGCAATGCCATCATCCACTTTGTGGTAAGTTTAATTATTTACAAGAGAAAACTTGCCGACAAAAATCTGTTCTATTTTATATTGGCAATGGTAATTACGTTTATCACGATGGCCGTTCCTGTACAATTGAGTGGTAATTGGGTAACTATTTTCTGGGTTGTTGAGGCTTCAATATTGTTCTACTTAGGCAGGATGAAAAACATCGCTATCTATGAAAAACTTTCTTTCCCCTTGATATTTTTAGCGTTTATAAGTTTACTACAAGATTGGTCGCTAACCTCAAGTGAGTTTGATTATATCTATGATTACGTACCGACTAAGCCATTTTTTAACGTTGGTTTTTTAAGTGCTTGCATATTTATAGCAGCGTTTTCGGCTATGTTCTTCGTTAACAGAAAACCAAAGGCCGAAGATGGAAAAAGCAACGGGTTAAGGGAGATACTGAGTTATATTATTCCCAGTATTTTAATTGTAGTTGTTTACTATACCTTCAGAAAAGAGATTGCCAACTATTTCGAGAATTTATATCAGTACACTAAAGTTGATTTAAAACTAAATTCAAAAGAAGACTACGACTTCGCCTATAATTACAACTATCCTTTGTTTAAAACAGCTTGTGTTTACATCTACACACTACTATTCGCCAGTATTTTAACTTACCTAAACATTAGCAAAATAAAAAGCAAAGAATTAGCGGTTACCAATGCCGTATTAAACGTATTAACCATTTTAGCTTTCCTTACCCAAGGATTATATGTTTTAAGCGAATTGAGGGAAGCATATATTTTACAAGACAATAAATACTTTGTAAGTGGTACAATGAATATTAGCATCAGGTATATTTCATTGGTATTTTTCGCATTGCTGATTACCAGTTGTTACCAATTAAGTAAATCTGAAATATTCAAGGTCAAGTTTAAAACGGCGTTCGATTATCTGTTGTACATCGCCATACTTTGGGTACTAAGCAGTGAGCTTTTACATATTTTAGAATTGAACGGTTTAAGCACTGGCTACAAGTTAGGCTTAAGTATTTTATGGGGAGTTTATGCTTTGTTCCTAATTGGGATGGGTTTATGGAAAAACAAAAAGTATTTGCGAATTGGAGCTATCGCCTTATTTGCCATTACGTTAATCAAGCTATTCTTCTACGACATTTCATCTTTAGACACCATTTCTAAAACCATTGTTTTTGTATCGCTTGGCATACTCCTACTCATCATTTCATTCCTTTATAACAAATACAAACTTAAAATTAACGATGATGTTAAAGCAGAAAATTAA
- a CDS encoding DUF4395 domain-containing protein — protein MEISCPVSSERINENVVRLIALMVAIIGVVSLLFVNFYAIIFLMIDFATRAFTSGKLSPLKFIALKLFKLFSLPTKLTDLAPKKFAATLGFVFCLVIGVFYLFSQIYIALGLTIVLLLFAILESVFAICVGCYVYSFWQSISKR, from the coding sequence ATGGAAATATCTTGTCCAGTATCTTCAGAAAGAATTAATGAAAATGTAGTTCGCTTAATAGCGTTGATGGTGGCAATTATTGGCGTCGTCAGCCTCCTGTTTGTGAATTTTTATGCCATTATTTTCTTGATGATAGATTTTGCAACAAGAGCTTTTACCTCAGGGAAATTAAGCCCATTAAAGTTTATAGCCTTAAAACTTTTTAAATTATTCTCCTTGCCCACAAAACTAACTGATCTAGCACCGAAGAAATTTGCAGCAACATTAGGTTTTGTTTTCTGCTTAGTTATTGGAGTGTTTTATTTGTTTAGCCAAATATACATCGCCCTTGGCTTAACTATTGTATTGCTTTTATTTGCCATATTAGAAAGCGTATTTGCCATTTGTGTAGGTTGTTATGTTTACAGTTTTTGGCAATCTATCTCGAAGAGGTAA
- the hscA gene encoding Fe-S protein assembly chaperone HscA: MAKISINLATGSFQKEEIIVGIDLGTTNSLVAFINPDKNPQVINDTGKGLLVPSVVHFNEHGDAEVGNEAKAYLTTDPANTIFSVKRLLGRSYKDVASHQDIFSYKIIDDDSDALVKIKAGNKFYTPIELSAEILKELKARAEHALKTPVNRAVITVPAYFNDSQRQATRDAGKLAGLDVLRIVNEPTAASLAYGLGLDPTQQKTIAVYDLGGGTFDVSILQIQNGIFEVLSTNGNTFLGGDDFDRAILNYWIEQNKLDFATVAQDNILMQTLRLQAEAAKKALSTQNLYNEKLGEIWCTLDKQTFEKLIADKVAETLTCCKQALADANLTVADIDEVVLVGGSTRTPYVKQAVSTFFNRQPHDQINPDEVVALGAAIQADILAGNRSDILLLDVTPLSLGIETMGGLMDVIIARNSKVPTKAGRQYTTSIDGQVNMKISVYQGERDLVKENRKLAEFDLKGIPAMPAGLPKVDINFLLNADGILTVQAIELRSGVKQEIDVVPSYGLSDDTVEKMLIDSIENAKSDVEQRMLIEARSEGEQLAYTAERFITKNSEILTEEEINSTNAHIAALKEALAKGDKDIILKKADELNEFTRPFAERLMDMAVGQAMKGKSIDKP; encoded by the coding sequence ATGGCAAAAATATCCATCAACCTAGCAACAGGTTCGTTTCAAAAAGAAGAAATTATAGTTGGCATTGATTTAGGAACCACGAATAGTTTGGTTGCTTTTATCAATCCAGATAAAAACCCACAGGTAATTAACGACACGGGAAAAGGTCTGTTAGTTCCTTCTGTGGTGCATTTTAACGAACATGGCGATGCAGAAGTTGGTAATGAAGCCAAAGCCTATTTAACAACAGACCCTGCAAACACCATCTTTTCGGTAAAACGTTTATTGGGTCGTTCTTACAAGGATGTTGCTAGTCACCAAGATATTTTTAGCTATAAAATTATTGATGATGACAGCGATGCTTTAGTGAAAATTAAAGCTGGAAATAAATTTTACACACCGATTGAGCTTTCAGCAGAGATATTAAAAGAGTTAAAAGCAAGAGCCGAACACGCTTTGAAAACGCCGGTTAACAGAGCGGTTATCACAGTTCCTGCTTATTTTAACGATAGTCAGCGACAAGCAACTCGTGATGCTGGAAAATTAGCTGGATTGGATGTTTTGCGTATCGTTAACGAACCAACCGCAGCGAGTTTGGCTTATGGTTTAGGTTTAGACCCTACCCAGCAAAAGACAATTGCAGTTTACGATTTAGGTGGAGGAACATTTGATGTTTCTATCCTTCAAATACAAAACGGAATTTTCGAAGTTTTATCTACTAATGGGAACACATTTTTAGGTGGTGATGATTTTGATAGAGCCATTTTAAATTACTGGATTGAACAAAATAAATTAGATTTTGCAACAGTTGCTCAGGACAACATTTTGATGCAAACCTTACGCCTACAAGCGGAAGCTGCGAAAAAAGCATTGTCGACCCAAAACTTATACAACGAGAAATTGGGAGAAATCTGGTGCACTTTAGACAAGCAGACTTTCGAAAAACTGATTGCAGATAAAGTTGCTGAGACTTTAACTTGCTGTAAACAAGCATTGGCTGATGCAAATTTAACTGTTGCCGATATTGATGAAGTGGTTTTGGTAGGCGGTTCTACACGTACACCTTATGTAAAACAAGCAGTAAGCACTTTCTTTAATCGCCAACCACACGACCAAATTAACCCTGATGAAGTTGTGGCTTTAGGTGCAGCGATACAAGCTGATATTTTAGCTGGTAATCGTTCTGATATTTTATTGTTAGATGTTACACCACTTTCTTTGGGCATTGAAACGATGGGTGGATTGATGGACGTTATCATCGCTCGTAACAGCAAGGTTCCAACAAAAGCTGGTCGCCAATACACTACCTCTATTGATGGACAGGTAAATATGAAAATCTCTGTTTATCAAGGTGAACGTGATTTAGTGAAAGAAAACAGAAAATTAGCTGAGTTTGATTTAAAAGGAATTCCGGCTATGCCTGCAGGTTTACCAAAAGTTGACATTAACTTTTTGTTGAATGCCGATGGAATTTTGACTGTTCAGGCTATTGAGCTACGTTCTGGCGTAAAACAAGAAATAGATGTTGTACCAAGTTATGGTTTGAGTGATGATACCGTTGAGAAAATGTTAATCGACAGTATTGAAAATGCCAAAAGCGATGTGGAGCAACGAATGTTAATTGAAGCTAGAAGTGAAGGCGAGCAATTGGCTTACACGGCAGAGCGATTTATTACCAAAAACAGCGAAATATTAACCGAAGAAGAAATTAATTCTACAAACGCCCATATTGCAGCTCTAAAAGAAGCCTTAGCTAAGGGTGACAAGGATATTATCCTTAAAAAAGCTGATGAGTTGAATGAGTTTACTCGTCCATTTGCAGAGCGATTAATGGATATGGCAGTTGGGCAAGCGATGAAGGGGAAAAGTATTGATAAGCCTTAA
- a CDS encoding tRNA-(ms[2]io[6]A)-hydroxylase codes for MLGLKLLTDPRWANIAESNLEEILTDHAWCEQKAATNAINLIADNCEHIDLVSELTIIALEEMQHFQQVVDIIKKRGYTLGRGRKDDYVGQLMKFCKRDGSRNNSFIERLLFAAMIEARSCERFRVLSQNIQDKELAKFYHDLMVSEAGHYTTFLNFARKYTIDVDVDKRWKEWLEFEGELIMSFGNKEAIHG; via the coding sequence ATGCTAGGACTTAAATTATTGACTGACCCACGTTGGGCGAATATTGCAGAATCTAATTTAGAAGAGATTTTAACCGATCACGCTTGGTGTGAGCAAAAAGCAGCTACAAATGCTATTAATTTGATTGCAGATAACTGCGAACACATCGATTTGGTATCCGAATTAACCATTATCGCTTTAGAAGAAATGCAACATTTTCAGCAAGTGGTAGATATCATTAAAAAAAGAGGCTATACTTTAGGTCGTGGTAGAAAAGATGATTATGTTGGGCAGTTAATGAAATTCTGCAAAAGAGATGGTTCAAGGAACAATAGCTTTATAGAAAGATTGTTGTTTGCAGCAATGATAGAAGCCAGAAGTTGCGAACGTTTTAGGGTATTGTCGCAAAATATTCAAGACAAAGAACTAGCTAAATTTTACCACGATTTAATGGTATCAGAAGCAGGTCATTATACCACTTTTTTAAACTTTGCCCGTAAATACACCATCGATGTTGACGTAGATAAACGTTGGAAAGAATGGTTGGAATTTGAAGGCGAATTAATCATGAGTTTTGGTAATAAAGAAGCGATACACGGGTAA